In a genomic window of Hyphomonas sp.:
- a CDS encoding ROK family protein, with translation MNSPEPVFGGIDAGGTTFKCGVADKSGNLLSRQRVPVSTPEQTLAGCADFFRKVMGETRLASLGIASFGPLGVDPEASSYGSILKTPKPGWSHTDLIGYFSSALQTEIRIDTDVNGALLAEMESGAAAQARSAAYVTIGTGIGAGMFLNGGLVGKPVHPEFGHIPLRRHPEDAAFKGVCPFHSDCLEGLASVTAIRARWGDPVEFPANHHGWPIIADYLAQACRSLSLTLRLEKIILGGGLMLAPHLLERVRDAYDTQMADYLVDRPLTGADIIHRPGLGDDAGLHGAIWLARSIRAPRR, from the coding sequence ATGAACAGCCCGGAACCTGTCTTTGGCGGAATCGATGCCGGCGGCACCACATTCAAATGCGGCGTTGCCGATAAATCCGGCAATCTGCTGTCCCGGCAACGCGTCCCGGTCTCCACGCCAGAGCAGACCCTGGCAGGATGCGCCGATTTTTTCCGCAAGGTGATGGGCGAGACGCGGCTTGCTTCGCTCGGCATCGCCAGTTTTGGTCCCCTTGGTGTGGACCCGGAGGCCTCATCCTACGGATCCATCCTGAAGACTCCAAAACCGGGCTGGAGCCATACCGATCTCATCGGGTATTTTTCATCTGCGCTCCAGACCGAAATCAGGATCGACACGGACGTGAACGGCGCGCTTCTGGCCGAGATGGAGTCGGGCGCGGCCGCACAGGCCCGGTCAGCGGCCTATGTCACCATCGGCACCGGGATTGGCGCCGGCATGTTTCTGAATGGTGGACTGGTTGGAAAACCGGTGCACCCGGAATTCGGGCACATTCCGCTTCGCAGGCATCCAGAGGATGCGGCTTTCAAGGGTGTTTGCCCGTTTCATTCAGACTGTCTGGAGGGGCTGGCCTCGGTTACGGCCATCCGCGCCCGCTGGGGTGACCCTGTGGAATTTCCGGCAAACCATCATGGCTGGCCGATCATCGCCGATTACCTGGCGCAGGCCTGTCGATCCCTTTCCCTGACGCTGCGACTTGAAAAGATCATCCTTGGCGGGGGGCTCATGCTTGCGCCGCATCTTCTGGAACGCGTTCGGGATGCCTATGACACGCAGATGGCGGACTATCTCGTTGATCGCCCGCTGACAGGGGCCGATATCATCCACCGCCCGGGGCTGGGGGATGATGCCGGGCTCCATGGCGCGATATGGCTCGCCCGCTCAATCCGCGCCCCGCGCCGGTGA
- a CDS encoding MFS transporter, translating to MTSHPPLSVREKIAYGLGDMASNFYNGFFGIFLLYYYTDVWGIHPGHAAFMFLITRWADALTDPAMGLLADRTNTRWGKYRPYILWTIIPYALLGYLLFLGPDFGQTGKLIYAYVTYSLVMLAYTAINVPYSALLAVIHPDSKERTRATQYRFIFASLGSILVGATTKPLVDWLGGGDEVTGFRLTIILFAILSVILFLITFAGTRERTTPDRPQKSNVSQDIAVLVRNISWVVLAISGVLIVIGLIGRLSSVAFFAKYNMGLGDGKMLWWMDSASLIITVGFVGQLFGALLTPVLSGRSGKKRLMIAANFLAAAALIVNYLAPTGFAIAMVSHTVMMFCFGIMITLLFAMYTDCSEYGEWKSGKNSAGLTVSASMFSLKFGSAVGVAIPSAVLAGFGFVAPLDGVAQIQSETALAGIRMMFNIVPGLFFLCAGSLMCFYQIDRRLLARIEQDLSVRRSESASAG from the coding sequence ATGACCAGCCATCCACCTTTGAGTGTCAGGGAAAAGATCGCCTACGGCCTCGGCGACATGGCGTCGAATTTCTATAACGGGTTCTTCGGCATCTTCCTGCTTTACTATTATACGGATGTCTGGGGCATCCATCCGGGACATGCTGCCTTCATGTTCCTTATCACGCGCTGGGCGGATGCGCTGACCGACCCGGCCATGGGGCTGCTCGCTGACCGGACGAATACGCGCTGGGGCAAGTACCGCCCCTATATTCTCTGGACGATCATTCCTTACGCCTTGCTCGGCTATCTCCTGTTCCTGGGGCCGGACTTCGGGCAGACCGGAAAGCTGATCTATGCCTATGTCACCTATTCCCTCGTGATGCTGGCCTATACCGCGATCAATGTGCCGTACTCGGCGCTTCTGGCCGTCATCCATCCCGACAGCAAGGAGCGTACGCGGGCCACCCAGTACCGGTTCATCTTTGCCTCGCTCGGCTCGATTCTCGTGGGGGCGACAACCAAGCCCCTTGTGGACTGGCTGGGCGGCGGGGACGAGGTGACCGGGTTCCGGCTCACCATCATCCTGTTTGCCATCCTGTCCGTCATCCTGTTCCTGATCACGTTTGCGGGGACGCGGGAGCGGACGACGCCCGACCGGCCTCAGAAATCCAATGTGTCGCAGGATATTGCCGTGCTGGTCCGCAACATTTCCTGGGTCGTGCTGGCCATTTCCGGTGTACTGATCGTGATCGGCCTGATCGGGCGGCTGTCCTCGGTGGCCTTCTTCGCGAAGTACAATATGGGGTTGGGGGATGGCAAAATGCTCTGGTGGATGGATTCCGCCTCGCTCATCATCACGGTCGGCTTTGTTGGCCAGTTGTTTGGCGCGCTGCTGACTCCCGTCCTGTCGGGCCGGTCCGGAAAAAAGCGCCTCATGATTGCGGCGAACTTCCTTGCCGCCGCGGCTCTGATCGTGAACTATCTGGCACCCACCGGCTTCGCAATCGCCATGGTGTCCCACACGGTGATGATGTTCTGTTTCGGCATCATGATCACCTTGCTCTTCGCCATGTATACGGACTGTTCGGAGTACGGAGAGTGGAAATCCGGAAAGAACAGTGCCGGACTGACGGTTTCGGCGTCCATGTTCTCGTTGAAATTCGGCTCAGCGGTCGGCGTGGCGATTCCGTCAGCTGTCCTTGCCGGGTTCGGCTTCGTTGCGCCTTTGGACGGCGTCGCGCAGATCCAGAGCGAGACGGCCCTTGCCGGCATTCGCATGATGTTCAACATCGTACCGGGCCTGTTCTTTCTCTGCGCCGGGAGCCTGATGTGTTTCTATCAAATCGACCGCCGCTTGCTGGCCCGCATCGAGCAGGATTTGAGCGTGCGGCGCAGCGAGTCGGCCAGCGCGGGCTGA
- a CDS encoding hotdog fold thioesterase has product MSIWKNGTPDPASLTRYDTDTLVTHLGIEVVEATENSLTARMPVDKRTVQPHGRLHGGASVALAETVGSIAANLTLDSHERVGVGLEINANHVRPVKDGFVYATATPEALGRTTQIWSIRITDEAGRLVCISRFTVAVIAAQQA; this is encoded by the coding sequence ATGTCGATTTGGAAGAACGGCACCCCCGACCCTGCCTCGCTGACGCGATACGATACGGACACGCTGGTCACGCATCTGGGGATCGAAGTCGTCGAGGCAACAGAAAACTCCCTGACCGCCCGAATGCCCGTGGATAAACGCACAGTGCAACCGCATGGGCGGCTGCACGGGGGCGCGTCCGTGGCGCTGGCGGAAACCGTCGGGTCCATCGCCGCCAATCTGACACTGGACAGCCATGAACGCGTTGGCGTGGGTCTTGAAATCAACGCCAATCACGTCCGCCCGGTGAAGGATGGTTTCGTCTATGCCACCGCGACACCCGAGGCATTGGGGCGCACCACGCAGATCTGGTCCATTCGCATCACCGATGAAGCCGGACGCCTGGTCTGCATTTCACGGTTCACTGTGGCCGTGATCGCTGCGCAGCAGGCCTGA
- a CDS encoding transketolase, with protein sequence MTDVTALKSMEQRLLWLSSWIVHNANHLRPKEDGDVKVGGHQASCASMVSIMTALYFHTLRPEDRVAVKPHASPVFHAMQYMMGNQTREKLENFRGFGGAQSYPSRTKDVDDVDFSTGSVGLGVAITAFASLMQDYLEAKSWAGKRPLGRMIALVGDAELDEGNVYECLQEGWKHDLRNTWWVIDYNRQSLDGVVHEGLWEKIDAIFKAFGWRTVVLRHGVLQRAAFEEPGGEALKAWIQSCPNTDYSALTYQGGAAWRQRLLDDIGDQGDVTSLLEKRSDEELSALMNNLGGQCVETLTDAFDSITDDRPTVFLAYTIKGWGTPLAGHKDNHAGLMNPPQMADFQKRMGVPEGREWDKLAGIEDPDALQALMDGAAFFSEGRRRFEAPRVTSAGPVFLDDRTQSTQAGFGKILDAIAKTDSELADRILTTSPDVTASTNLGPWVNRRSLFARKAKGDTFREQRIPSTQKWQFSPEGQHVELGIAEMNLFLMLGAAGLSHSLFGERILPIGTVYDPFVARGLDALNYACYQDSRFIIVGTPSGVTLAPEGGAHQSIGAQLIGMSQDGLVSFEPAFLDELSIIMDWSFDYLQRSGEGDPDERTWLRDETGGSVYLRLTTRAIDQLGLKARDDADFRRGVVDGGYWLREPGPNCEVVIAYQGCVAPEVIEAAGRIGNDRRDIGVLAITSADRLNSGWTAARRARARGHANATSQIERLMGSVSRDATLITVTDGHPATLAWIGSVMGHRTAPLGVEHFGQTGTINDLYRHFMIDADAIVAAADHLSAGRKIRLAKEV encoded by the coding sequence ATGACCGATGTGACCGCACTGAAATCCATGGAACAGCGTCTGCTGTGGCTGTCTTCGTGGATTGTGCACAATGCCAACCATCTGCGCCCCAAGGAAGACGGGGATGTGAAGGTTGGCGGGCATCAGGCCTCCTGCGCCTCGATGGTGTCGATCATGACGGCGCTTTACTTCCATACGCTGCGGCCCGAGGACCGGGTGGCCGTCAAGCCGCACGCTTCCCCCGTCTTCCACGCCATGCAGTACATGATGGGTAACCAGACGCGCGAAAAGCTGGAGAACTTCCGCGGATTCGGCGGCGCACAATCCTATCCCAGCCGTACGAAAGACGTGGACGATGTCGACTTCTCCACAGGCTCGGTCGGCCTCGGCGTGGCGATCACGGCCTTTGCCTCCCTGATGCAGGATTATCTCGAAGCGAAGTCATGGGCCGGCAAGCGCCCGCTGGGCCGGATGATCGCGCTGGTCGGCGATGCAGAGCTGGATGAAGGCAATGTATATGAATGCCTTCAGGAAGGCTGGAAGCATGATTTGCGCAACACCTGGTGGGTGATCGACTACAATCGCCAGAGCCTGGATGGGGTTGTGCATGAAGGCCTGTGGGAAAAGATCGACGCCATCTTCAAGGCGTTTGGCTGGCGCACTGTGGTGCTGCGCCATGGCGTGCTGCAGCGCGCGGCGTTCGAGGAGCCCGGCGGAGAGGCGTTGAAAGCGTGGATCCAGTCCTGTCCGAATACGGATTATTCGGCCCTCACCTATCAGGGCGGCGCTGCCTGGCGCCAACGCCTGCTGGACGATATCGGCGATCAGGGCGATGTGACCAGCCTGCTGGAAAAGCGCAGCGACGAGGAATTGTCCGCGCTGATGAACAATCTCGGCGGCCAGTGCGTGGAGACGCTGACCGATGCCTTTGACAGCATCACGGATGACCGGCCGACGGTCTTCCTGGCCTACACGATCAAGGGCTGGGGCACGCCGCTGGCCGGGCACAAGGACAATCATGCCGGGCTCATGAACCCGCCGCAAATGGCAGACTTCCAGAAACGGATGGGCGTGCCTGAGGGCCGGGAATGGGACAAGCTGGCGGGCATCGAGGATCCGGACGCCCTGCAGGCGCTGATGGACGGCGCGGCCTTCTTCTCCGAAGGGCGCCGCCGCTTTGAAGCCCCGCGCGTGACGAGCGCCGGTCCGGTCTTCCTGGATGACCGGACCCAGTCGACACAGGCCGGTTTCGGGAAGATCCTCGACGCGATCGCCAAGACCGACAGCGAACTGGCGGACCGGATCCTGACCACCTCACCCGATGTCACCGCGTCGACCAATCTGGGCCCCTGGGTGAACCGGCGTAGCCTGTTCGCGCGCAAGGCAAAGGGGGACACGTTCCGGGAGCAAAGAATTCCGTCCACGCAGAAATGGCAGTTCTCGCCGGAAGGCCAGCATGTGGAACTGGGCATTGCAGAAATGAATCTGTTCCTGATGCTGGGCGCTGCTGGCCTGTCGCACAGCCTGTTCGGCGAGCGTATCCTGCCCATCGGCACGGTCTACGATCCCTTTGTGGCGCGCGGCCTCGATGCGCTGAACTATGCCTGTTACCAAGATTCCCGGTTCATCATTGTCGGGACCCCGTCAGGCGTCACGCTGGCCCCGGAAGGCGGGGCGCACCAATCCATCGGCGCACAGCTGATCGGCATGAGCCAGGACGGCCTGGTCTCGTTCGAGCCGGCCTTCCTGGACGAATTGTCGATCATCATGGACTGGTCGTTCGACTATCTGCAGCGCAGCGGCGAAGGCGATCCGGACGAGCGGACCTGGCTGCGCGACGAAACCGGCGGATCGGTCTATCTGCGGCTGACGACACGCGCGATTGACCAGTTGGGCCTGAAAGCCCGTGACGATGCAGACTTCCGCCGCGGTGTCGTGGATGGCGGCTACTGGCTGCGCGAACCGGGACCGAATTGCGAAGTGGTGATCGCCTATCAGGGTTGTGTCGCGCCGGAAGTGATCGAGGCTGCCGGTCGCATCGGCAATGACCGTCGAGATATCGGCGTGCTGGCCATCACATCGGCCGACCGGCTGAATTCCGGCTGGACAGCGGCGCGGCGGGCCCGGGCGCGCGGACACGCCAATGCCACAAGCCAGATCGAACGCCTGATGGGGTCGGTCTCGCGCGATGCGACGCTGATCACGGTGACCGACGGCCATCCGGCAACGCTGGCCTGGATCGGCTCTGTCATGGGCCACCGGACGGCGCCACTCGGCGTGGAGCATTTCGGACAGACCGGCACGATCAATGACCTCTATCGCCACTTCATGATCGATGCCGACGCCATTGTAGCGGCCGCCGACCACCTCTCCGCCGGCCGCAAGATCCGCCTCGCGAAAGAAGTCTGA
- a CDS encoding helix-turn-helix transcriptional regulator: MSSDYELVYSLEIKVLDLEKKVGELEQSIAGLTQQLNAVESEAAVNVPEEIMERIEEGENPVRVVRQYRLMTQKDLSDLCGIRPNHISAIERGMSYGLKTAKRLADALEVPVDLLT, encoded by the coding sequence GTGTCGAGCGACTACGAACTGGTTTATTCCTTGGAAATCAAGGTTTTGGATCTTGAGAAGAAGGTTGGCGAGCTGGAACAGTCCATTGCGGGTCTGACACAGCAGCTGAATGCCGTGGAAAGCGAGGCAGCCGTCAACGTTCCCGAAGAGATCATGGAACGCATCGAGGAAGGTGAAAACCCGGTTCGCGTTGTGCGCCAGTACCGCCTGATGACGCAGAAGGATCTGAGCGATCTGTGCGGCATTCGCCCCAACCACATCTCCGCAATCGAGCGGGGCATGTCCTACGGGTTGAAAACGGCGAAGCGGCTGGCCGACGCATTGGAGGTTCCGGTCGATTTGCTGACATGA
- a CDS encoding type II secretion system protein N: protein MERFESLSRIARRSAGPISRFSEVALTACLGIVAARLIWLGVEPGGAVSPDLPVRSAAPVQQGAGTPMLVDTSRLVHENPFGAATTIVADLPDAPETSLNLRLRGVRASSEEAGGIAWITTPDNQTAAYAPDDVILDGVTLHRIYADRVTLRKGGQTEALIMEGGAGLLSVLTSPDNAPAARTTGSTRTATGRVARADLMANVTIDPVHRGQDFIGYRLGTRGDTAVLQSAGLMPGDIVTGLDGAAITNVPPAELARKFSDPAAVRLVIDRNGQTLEHTLAPEEARPQ, encoded by the coding sequence GTGGAACGGTTCGAATCCCTTTCAAGGATTGCGCGGCGCAGTGCCGGGCCGATTTCGCGCTTCAGCGAGGTCGCCCTCACTGCCTGCCTGGGGATTGTTGCCGCCCGCCTGATCTGGCTGGGGGTCGAGCCGGGCGGAGCCGTCTCGCCTGACCTTCCGGTGCGCAGCGCTGCACCGGTTCAGCAGGGGGCTGGCACCCCGATGCTGGTCGACACGTCCCGCCTTGTTCACGAAAATCCGTTTGGGGCGGCCACCACGATTGTTGCGGATTTGCCGGACGCTCCGGAGACCAGCCTGAATCTGCGCCTGCGTGGCGTCCGGGCATCGTCTGAGGAAGCGGGCGGCATCGCCTGGATTACCACGCCCGACAATCAGACGGCAGCCTACGCACCCGATGATGTCATTCTGGATGGCGTTACGTTGCACCGCATCTACGCTGACCGGGTGACCCTGCGAAAGGGTGGCCAGACCGAGGCGTTGATCATGGAAGGCGGCGCGGGCCTCCTGTCCGTACTGACGTCGCCCGATAATGCGCCGGCGGCGCGCACGACAGGAAGCACCCGGACGGCCACAGGCCGGGTCGCCCGCGCCGACCTGATGGCCAATGTGACGATCGATCCTGTTCATCGCGGCCAGGACTTCATTGGCTACCGGCTCGGAACACGCGGGGATACCGCAGTTCTGCAGAGCGCGGGCCTGATGCCGGGAGATATCGTGACCGGTCTCGATGGCGCTGCCATCACCAACGTGCCGCCCGCCGAACTGGCCCGCAAGTTTTCTGACCCGGCCGCCGTCCGCCTGGTGATCGACCGGAACGGACAGACACTCGAACACACTCTCGCGCCCGAGGAGGCCCGACCGCAATGA